ACCGCGCCAACCTTCCTCTCTGGCAGTGAGCGACTTTAGGCGGGTACAGTCTCGGACGCGTCACGCAATGCGCGGACCACGTCCTCTCGCGCAATGATCCCGACCACCTGACCGTTCTCAATGACCGGAAAGCTCTTGACGCGCGATTCGACCAGCGTTTGCAGGACCCGGGTGAGCGGCGTTTCCGGTGCAAAGGTGATCACGTCCCGCGTCATGAGTTCCGCCGCGGTGCGGCGCGACAGCTCGTCGTAGCGCGGCACCACGGCTTGTGGCGTGAAGATGAACGCTCTGAGCACGTCGAACTTGGTGATCACGCCCACGAGGACGCCAGCCGCCAGCACGGGGAAGCCGTTGAAGTCGTGATCAACAAACTGGCGCTGGAGTTCATGCACCGGCGTTTCAGGGGTAACGGTCAGCACCGGCCGCGTCATATAGTCGGCAACTCGCGACTCGAGAAAACGGTACATGGGCGTCAGAGATTCCCGTCACCGTCGGCTACCCGTATCTCCAACTCCTCGATCTTACGGTACAGAGACGAGAGCGACACGCCGAGACGTTCGGCGGCCGCCTTCTTGTCGTGATTGCACTTGGCAAGCACGGCATGGATGTGGCCCTTCTCGTAGGCGCGCAAGGCGTTACGCAGATCGTCCCCGACAGGAGCGGGGAAGCCGACTTCCTGCTGCAAGGCGCGGGGCAGGTCGCGGATGGTGATCCAGTCACTTTCCGCCAGGATCATCGAGTGTTCGATCACGTTGTCGAGCTCCCGCACGTTGCCCTTCCACGGCAGGGACATGAGGATCTTCAGCGTAGCACTGTCGGCACCGTTGCAATTCTTCTTGAGTTCACGGTTGTGCAACCGGATGAAGTGCTCCACCAGCGAGGGAATGTCCTCGCGCCGCTCGCGCAACGGCGGAACCTCGATGCCGAAGACATTCAGACGGTAATACAGGTCGTCACGAAACCGACCCTCCTCAACCTCGCGGCGCAGTTCGCGGTTGGTCGCCGCGATCACTCGAATGTCCACCTTGAGCGGCGCGCTGGCCCCGACCGGCAGAACTTCCTTAGTCTCGATAACCCGTAGCAACTTGACCTGGAGGTTCAATGGCAGATCCCCGATCTCGTCGAGGAAGATGGTGCCGCCACGAGCCCGTTGGAACATCCCTTCTTGATTGCTGATCGCCCCGGTGAAGGCGCCGCGCATGTGACCGAACAGTTGACTCTCCAGCAGCGTTTCCGGAATCGCGCCACAGTTGAGCGGCAGGAAGATGCGGTCCCGAAGCTCGCTGAAATGGTGAATCGCGCGGGCGACAATCTCCTTGCCTGCGCCACTTTCACCGGTGATCAACACCGTGCTCGGGGTCGGCGCGACGCGCCGAACAAGGTTCATGACTTCACGCATTGCCGCCGACCGGCCCACCAGACTGTCGAAGTCCCATTTCCGGTCAGCCATGCCGCGAAGAATTTGATTTTCCCATGCCAACTGACGGTGTTGGAGCAAGTAATCGATCTTGTGCAGCACGTCTTCGAGCATGATCGGCTTGAGCAGGTAATCCTGCGCGCCTCGCCGCAACGCTTCGATGGCGGAATCGACAGTCGCATGCGCCGTCATCAGCAGCACCAACGTTTGGGGTGCGACTTCCCGCGTGTGCCGCAGCACGGCAAGCCCGTCCGCACCGGGCATGCGAACGTCGGACAGTACAAGGTCGAACTCCGAGGTGTCCAAAGCGCTGATGGCAGCTGTGCCGTCTGTGACTGCTGTCACCTGATAGGCCTCGTCGCGCAGCAGCTCGGCAAGGCTCTCGCGAACAGCTGCCTCGTCTTCGGCAACCAGAATCGATCCCTTGGCGCTCGTTTCCTGTTTCAGCATTCTCAAGTCACGTGGCGGTACTGCCCGAACCGGCCGGTCCACTCTAGCCTTCAAGTTGTGTGCCCTAGCAAGCTTATCGTTGCTATCGCAACTTCTCAAAAGCTGGGACGGTTCTTGTCCGATTCTCAGGGATGCCTTATTCCCATGTCTAGGAATACCATGCTCGTGATCGACACAACAGTGTCACCAAATCAGGTCACATCAGGAGACGAGAAGCGACGTCAGCGGCGCTCGTCCCTGTAGCCAAAGGCTGGGACGGGGAACGGCAAAACGAGGTGGTCTTGCCCCGTACTATTGGCAACTGCGGCTTACGAGGGGAGGTCGGCGCCGAACCGCAGCGCTACCTTGTTGCGTGCGAGCAGAACCGGTCGTCCTCGAAATGGCCCACACCATAGCGCCAGGCGAAAGGCTGGAAGCGGATGCCGCGTCGCCGGCAGAACTCTCGCACTTCGTCCGACAGGTCGTCCTGGACACCGGATACCTGCGACGCACAGAGGTCGAGCAGTGTCACGCCAGCCGGAAGCGTCGTTACCGGTGCCCTGGCGAAGGTGAGCACGACCAGGCGCCGGGGCTGAGGCGGGCGGGCGGGCTCCTCCCATGACGGCAGAAATCGCACCGCGGCGCCGTTGCCTAGTTCCAGAGTGATCGCGTCATTGTCGTCGCGTCGCGTCACTTGGCGACCGCGCTCTGCCAGCATGGCGGCGAGTTCCGGAATGAGGCGATCACGCATGATACCCGTCTGCTCGGCGTCCGACGGCACCACGATGTGTCGGATCACTTGCGCCGGAACTCCGCCCACCAATGTGTCTGCCGGCACATTGAGAGCGACGAAGGAGTTCACCATGACCGTGGCACCCGACCCAACGGTGACTCCAGGGAAAATAAAGGCGTTGTTACCAACGAACACATGGTTGCCGATCACGATCGGTCCGAACAGCGACGGATACCCCCGCAGCACTGACTGCCAGTGGCTGTGGGTGAACAGCATGGCGCGCGACCCGATACAGACCTCGTCACCAAGTCGCAGGGGATGGCACGTATTGAGGTACGCGCCTTCTCCGAAGAAGCACGCCGCGCCTGCGGTCAGGGAGGCTCCAGCTTCGTCGCTGCCGCCGCCACCGATGACCACCTCCTCCTTCGACCACAAGGCGTCGCCGATCTCGACTTCACGGCAGTGGATGCGCGTGCGTTTGCCGAACGCCACGAGGCGGCCGAGGTGGAGTCGGTCGCATTCGATGCTGGAATCCGCACCGATAGTGGACACCTCACCGATACGGATCTCCCGCGCGATGATGAGTGCCCCCGGCTCGATGCGAACGCCTGCACCGATTTGTGCCCCGTGCAGCCGGTAGAGATGCACCTTTACGTCCGACGCAAGGGCGCGAAAGCTGGTCGCCTCTCGGCGCAGCATCTGCAAGAACGCGGCATCCATCCGTCCGTCGCCGTGCACTTGAGGCACGGAGACGTCCGCCGCCTCCACATCGGCACGAGTGACTTCACCGCGGGGCCCTGTTCCGCGAATCCGATCGAGTGCCACGCCGCGCTCACGTGCGAGACGGCGCGCGGCCGGGCTCGCGGCGGGCCGGTTGGCTGCCGCGCGGCCCGCACTAGCCGGGTTCGCCGGCGGAAGGGATGAGACCGCCTGGACGGCGGAGACAGACCGAGCAGCAGTTGAACCTGTCAACGAGCTTTCAGGGGCAATCCCTGCCGGGATGGGGACAAGCGTGCTCCACGTGTCGGGCGCCGGCACCGGCTCATCCGCCGCTCCTACAAATGCAACGATTCCGAGGACTGGGACCTGGGCTCCAGCTGGCGCGACAATGCGGCGCACGACACCGGCGGTCTCGGCCTCCACGTGGGCGTTGACCTTATCGGTCTCGACCTCGAAAAGCGCATCGCCCACCGCCACCTGGTCGCCCTCTTGTTTGAACCACGCGCGCACGGTGCCATGGGTCATGTTGGCTCCGAGCACAGGAAGTACGACGGGCTGCACTAGTCTCTCACCTCTGAAGTAATTCCGTCACGGTGCGAATGATGCCGTCCACCTTGGGAAGGGCCGCATCTTCAAGTACCGGGCTAAACGGGATCGGGATGTCGGGAGTGGCAACGCGCCGAATCGGCGCGTCCAGATACTCGTAGGCTTCTTCGGCCACGCGCGCTGCGATTTCGGCACCGACGCCTCCGGTGCGCGTGCCTTCCTCGATGCACACCAAGCGGCCGGTCTTGCGCACCGAATCGAGGACCGTTTCGGTATCGAGCGGAACCAGTGTGCGCAGGTCCACCACTTCAGCCTCGATGCCATCACGTGCCAGCGCTTCAGCCGCTTGTAAGGCCACTCCGACGTAATATGAATAGGTGACGAGGGTGACATCCGTCCCTTCGCGTCGGATCGCAGCCTGCCCCAGTGGTTCGGTCACATCTCCGTCCGGCACGGGACCGGTAGTGGCGTACAGGAGCTTGTGCTCGACGCAGAGTACCGGGTTGTCATCGCGGATCGCCGATTTCAAGAGTCCCTTGGCATCCGCGGGAGTGGCGGGGGCAATCACTTTGATCCCCGGCACGTGCAGGAACCACGCTTCCAGGCTCTGCGAGTGGGTCGCGCCGTACGACCGGCCGCCGCCGGCCGGCGTGCGTATGACCAGCGGCACGCGCGCCTGCGGGCCGTACATATAGCGGAACTTGGCGGCGTGATTCGCAATCTGATCCATTGCCAGGGTCACGAAATCCATGAACATGATCTCGACCACCGGCCGCATACCGGTAACTGCCGCGCCAATGCCGGCACCGACGATCGTGGCCTCGGAGATCGGCGTGCAGCGGACGCGTTCCGCGCCGAACTCAGCCAGTAGACCACGGGTGGCGCCAAAGGCGCCGCCGTAGACGCCGATATCCTCGCCCATGAGAAAGACGCGCGGGTCGCGCACCATTTCTTCGCGTAGGGCCTCTTGGACCGCCTGCCAGTAGGTCAACTCGCGCATGGGTCGTCGCTGAAGACGCCGGCCGTGACGTCTTGGAGTTCGGGGAACGGGCTGCTTTGTGCAAAGGTAACCGCCTCATCGACCACGGCCACCGCGTCGCGGGCAATCGCATCGAGCTCAGCTGAGCTCACCAAGGCTTGTTCCAGCACCGCGGCCCGAAGGCGTGCGATCGGGTCCCGATCACGCCAGGTCGCTTCTTCTTCGCGGCTTCTATAAACGCGCTGATCACTTTTCGAATGTCCAAGGAAGCGGTAGGTCTTGCACTCGATCAGGGTCGGGCCTCGGCCGGCACGGGCACGTTCCACCGCCGGGCGCATCGCCGCCGCGACCGCCAGGACATCCATGCCGTCCGCCCGCACGCCGGGCATCCCGTAGGCGGCCGCTCGATCGGCGATGTGCTCAATTGCACACGCCTCGTGGTGGGGCGTGGACATCGCGTAGAGATTGTTCTCGCAAACGTACACGGCCGGCAGGCGCCACAACGCCGCGAGGTTGAGCGATTCGTGGAAGGTCCCCTGGTTGGTGGCCCCGTCTCCGAAAAAGACCGCCACGACCTGCCCGCTGCCACGCATCTGCGCCGAGAGCGCGGCCCCGGTACCGATTGGTATGCCACCCCCGGTAATGCCGTTGGAACCCAGGTGGCCGATGGCGAAATCGGCCATGTGTTGGGTGCCGCCTTTTCCGCCGCCGTACCCGGTGGCCTTGCCGAACAGCTCGGCCATAAGCCGTTTTGGGTCGCCCCCTTTTGCCAGCAGGTGGCCATGACCTCGATGCGTGCTGATCACGAGGTCGTCGGGACGCAGGGCCAAGCACGCCCCGACGGCAACGGCTTCCTGCCCGACGTATGGGTGGGTGGTTCCGCGGATGCTGCCGTCGCTCACCAGCTTGAGCACGCGCTCCTCGAACACGCGTGCCAGCGTCAACTGGTAGAGGACCCGCCGCGCTTCGGCGGGGCTCAGCGGGAGGGTCACCGCGGCACTCATATCCCGCGGGCGTCCCAGATCGCCGCGATTTCCTTCACCACTTGGAAGGCCTCGGCATACCGTGTGCCCATCTGAAAGCCGCGATGGGCGGCGCGCCCGCGGACAGCCTCCAACCATTCCTGGCCGTATCTGTCGAGCTGCGTCTCGTAGCTCGACAGACTATCGATCTTGGCGTCGATGGTGTCGCTGACGTCAACGAATTTCT
This portion of the Candidatus Binatia bacterium genome encodes:
- a CDS encoding alpha-ketoacid dehydrogenase subunit beta, with amino-acid sequence MRELTYWQAVQEALREEMVRDPRVFLMGEDIGVYGGAFGATRGLLAEFGAERVRCTPISEATIVGAGIGAAVTGMRPVVEIMFMDFVTLAMDQIANHAAKFRYMYGPQARVPLVIRTPAGGGRSYGATHSQSLEAWFLHVPGIKVIAPATPADAKGLLKSAIRDDNPVLCVEHKLLYATTGPVPDGDVTEPLGQAAIRREGTDVTLVTYSYYVGVALQAAEALARDGIEAEVVDLRTLVPLDTETVLDSVRKTGRLVCIEEGTRTGGVGAEIAARVAEEAYEYLDAPIRRVATPDIPIPFSPVLEDAALPKVDGIIRTVTELLQR
- a CDS encoding biotin/lipoyl-containing protein; the protein is MQPVVLPVLGANMTHGTVRAWFKQEGDQVAVGDALFEVETDKVNAHVEAETAGVVRRIVAPAGAQVPVLGIVAFVGAADEPVPAPDTWSTLVPIPAGIAPESSLTGSTAARSVSAVQAVSSLPPANPASAGRAAANRPAASPAARRLARERGVALDRIRGTGPRGEVTRADVEAADVSVPQVHGDGRMDAAFLQMLRREATSFRALASDVKVHLYRLHGAQIGAGVRIEPGALIIAREIRIGEVSTIGADSSIECDRLHLGRLVAFGKRTRIHCREVEIGDALWSKEEVVIGGGGSDEAGASLTAGAACFFGEGAYLNTCHPLRLGDEVCIGSRAMLFTHSHWQSVLRGYPSLFGPIVIGNHVFVGNNAFIFPGVTVGSGATVMVNSFVALNVPADTLVGGVPAQVIRHIVVPSDAEQTGIMRDRLIPELAAMLAERGRQVTRRDDNDAITLELGNGAAVRFLPSWEEPARPPQPRRLVVLTFARAPVTTLPAGVTLLDLCASQVSGVQDDLSDEVREFCRRRGIRFQPFAWRYGVGHFEDDRFCSHATR
- a CDS encoding thiamine pyrophosphate-dependent dehydrogenase E1 component subunit alpha — translated: MSAAVTLPLSPAEARRVLYQLTLARVFEERVLKLVSDGSIRGTTHPYVGQEAVAVGACLALRPDDLVISTHRGHGHLLAKGGDPKRLMAELFGKATGYGGGKGGTQHMADFAIGHLGSNGITGGGIPIGTGAALSAQMRGSGQVVAVFFGDGATNQGTFHESLNLAALWRLPAVYVCENNLYAMSTPHHEACAIEHIADRAAAYGMPGVRADGMDVLAVAAAMRPAVERARAGRGPTLIECKTYRFLGHSKSDQRVYRSREEEATWRDRDPIARLRAAVLEQALVSSAELDAIARDAVAVVDEAVTFAQSSPFPELQDVTAGVFSDDPCAS
- a CDS encoding sigma-54 dependent transcriptional regulator → MLKQETSAKGSILVAEDEAAVRESLAELLRDEAYQVTAVTDGTAAISALDTSEFDLVLSDVRMPGADGLAVLRHTREVAPQTLVLLMTAHATVDSAIEALRRGAQDYLLKPIMLEDVLHKIDYLLQHRQLAWENQILRGMADRKWDFDSLVGRSAAMREVMNLVRRVAPTPSTVLITGESGAGKEIVARAIHHFSELRDRIFLPLNCGAIPETLLESQLFGHMRGAFTGAISNQEGMFQRARGGTIFLDEIGDLPLNLQVKLLRVIETKEVLPVGASAPLKVDIRVIAATNRELRREVEEGRFRDDLYYRLNVFGIEVPPLRERREDIPSLVEHFIRLHNRELKKNCNGADSATLKILMSLPWKGNVRELDNVIEHSMILAESDWITIRDLPRALQQEVGFPAPVGDDLRNALRAYEKGHIHAVLAKCNHDKKAAAERLGVSLSSLYRKIEELEIRVADGDGNL
- a CDS encoding CBS domain-containing protein gives rise to the protein MYRFLESRVADYMTRPVLTVTPETPVHELQRQFVDHDFNGFPVLAAGVLVGVITKFDVLRAFIFTPQAVVPRYDELSRRTAAELMTRDVITFAPETPLTRVLQTLVESRVKSFPVIENGQVVGIIAREDVVRALRDASETVPA